Below is a window of Sebastes umbrosus isolate fSebUmb1 chromosome 13, fSebUmb1.pri, whole genome shotgun sequence DNA.
TTTCAAAAAGTCCGCGGTCTGCATACAGGAGGCGGGAACTAAACACCGGAAATGACGTTTACTTGGTTTTTCTTCCGCTTACGTCTCTACGTCTGCGCTTACGTcgctttttttaaacatgtgtttgtagattgttttcatgctatgtctttttggtttgatttacAGAAGAACTTCTCAAAACATCTATAAAAAAGATATCATACTAACAAAGATTGAGatattactcacttttaacaatccCAGTTTTCAGCAGAtgaaatttacataattaattagATTAATAGCAAAATATCATATCCTTAAAATGATGTAGCTTAAAATAATACcctccttttatacttttaaagatactgatttcaAAACTTATAACTatgattgaaaacttaaaactcaaaaattctattattcatcttttcctttccttacattttattttttgtaaaaaaaaaaaaagtaatatattattttttattattttttaatatttttatactgtgaaatatatttacagaatttgttgtaatgaaaaatctgaacatgtttatgtaactactgtattgaactttcaaaataaagtgtaggaaaacaattatttttttaaatctaactgTTTATAATATTTGGCAAATTCCACATAGATAAAATGAAATGGACCAATATAAAACCAAACTTCCCCTTATTTCTATTAGATATTAACCTCAATTCTCTAGTCAAGctgaaaaatagaaaagcaacaaaaaccCAAACAATATTTGAAACCTAAAATTATTGACAAATGCTACTAATCTGTGCcccttaatttatttatttaccatttCATCCTcctatgtattttatttttattgaatgtAAAAAAGCTTCTTGCACAATCCCTTAACCAAATGTttctttaaattgtatttttttaaggcATCAGTGAATTCCCTGGCATCTcctctttttgttcttttaatttgtttatatgATGTTTGTATTTGACTCATCAATAAAGTTTGgtggaaaaaacgtttttttctaTTGCCTAACTTGAACAGAAAACGTGGCAACTGTATGATAATGTTATTTCCTGCTAAACATTTAAATACACCCAAAGCAAAGATGCTCTCTATTGGCCAAGAGTGCCTTGAAGTTCCCACAGTGCTACTGTAATTTTACACCACCTTGTGGTGCAACTGAGGAAGTTCCAGTTGGCCCAAACTACCCAAACATCAAGTTCAAAATACTGTAGCCTATATCAAAAACtatattattgataattttgtaCATGCACGTGCTCTTACAAAGACAACTGTGGTtttaaaaaggagagaaaacatgTTGCTGATAGATCCACTGGATATATGCCTAACAGGATGCCAGATGGactgtgtttttatgggaaGCCCATTTTGTTGCTACgttcacagagaaagagaatatTAATGAGGCTGAAAGGATCTAGGGGGTTACGTGGGTCACTGTCTCTTCTCAGTGTGTACAATGGCTAATATGTAACAACTGTAAAAGCAATGGTGTGAAAAACATCTAATGGCTACACAGCCAGGGGTGTAAACAGTGTTTGTAACATCTCTTAAAATGCGGAGCTCTCATGACTTGGGAACACATGATTTTATTCCTTTCTGGGTTCAAATTGAAGAGCTTGCAGTTGTTGCCATGGCTCCATTGAATGATTTATGCTGCCAGGTTGAGATATAAAGCTATCATGGGTGTGGAAGGGGTTCATGGTGCTTTTGGTTGGTGCTGCAGAAGCAGCTGTTGCACTCGGCACACAGAAAGGGAACCTCAGATGGATTTTGTCTACAGCAGTGAGGTGCTGGTTATACAGCACCTCCAGAACAACTACAGGGAATACCACGACTTTCTCAACTTCATGTCAACAGTGGGAGACTCGTAATATCTTCTCTGTTTATTTCCCCCTCTGGTTTCATCTCAGTCATAATGTGGGCACCAGGATGATATGGGCGGCTGTTATTGGTGACTGGTTCAATCTTATTTTCAAATGGTAAACCGACTCTGAGGttaatattttaactttaacaACATTTTGTGTGTCTTAATTTGATTCTTGTTTTCAGGATTCTGTTTGGGCAGCGACCTTATTGGTGGGTGCAGGAAAGTCACGTCTACCACAACGACTCATTCCCACATTTGGAGCAATTTCACATCACATGTGAAACAGGGCCAGGTCAGCATGTATgcagtatgtcattaaaaagtaacACTGTCGAGCTCCTGTCTAACACTTTCTCTGCTGTTTCTCTACGCAGGAAGTCCATCTGGTCACGCCATGGGCTCAGCATGTGTGTGGTATGTGATGATCACCTCTGCTCTCAACTTCACAAGGCCATCCTCCACTGTGTCTTCTGCCCAGAGCTTTCAAAGGTTGGCGGTTATTTTGTATATCATACCAGTGATTTCTTCATTACTTGTTGTGTCTCATTATTTCCATCCTTCAGGTTTCTGAGGTCATGTCTATGGATGGCTTTTTGGGTCATTCAGATAAGCGTTTGCATCTCCAGAATTTTTATTGCAACACATTTCCCACATCAAGTTATCCTCGGCCTTTTAGCTGGTGAGTGTCTTCGTGCTGTCACAAATTCCCTGAGCAAATGTATGTTATAGGTCATAGGGTTGTAATTTACACGTTTTTTCTACGATGTGTAGGTATGCTGGTTGCCGAGGCGTTTGATCACATCCCCTCAGTCTACAATGCAAGCTTGAAAGTGTACCTCCAGACCAgtgtttctcttttctctctagCCGTTTGCTTTTATCTGATCCTCAAACTGACAGCCACTGATCCTTTGTGGTCGGTCACTAAAGCCAAGAAGTGGTGCGCTAACCCAGATTGGATCCATCTTGACACCACACCTTTTGCTGGTCTGGTGAGAAACCTGGGAGCCCTGTTTGGTCTGGGCCTGGCTGTGAACTCGCAGATGATCATTCAGAGCTGCAAGGGGAAGAACGGCTACAAAACCAGATTTAAACTCATGTGCGTGACAGCGACTCTCACATCCATGCAACTCTATGATTTTATCAAACTACCCACTCACACGGAGGTTCCGTTTtacattttatcattttgtaAGAGTGCTTCAGTTCCTCTTGGTGTGGTTGCAGTTATTTCTTACTATGTTCATTTGATCGGAGATGAGGACAGGAAGTTATCTTAGATTATGGAGGAACTGTGAAGTTTTGTAAAATCGTTCTCATCACTTTTTAATTAGCATTAAAGGAGGATACATACCACCTGTCAGACTGTTTAGTCACAGCTGTCACATAAGCACTGAAACTGCAAGatattgaatttgtttttatgtggtCTAACTTGATGAACATTGCAAAGTATGACATGTGCAGCCTAACAGCCTATGTATACTATATCCACTGTATGAGTGCATATGTGAAGCATTAATGACATGATATGACAGACTGTTGTAAATAAAACtgttaacattttttatcaatttggaattcatatttttattaaatagtttaaaaagttattttgcaTTGCTTTCATTTGGGAGATGCTTCgcaactttattttttccttcgAATAGGCTGCACGGAGGGTTCAGTGTCTGCTCAAGGACATTTTAgagccaaataaataaattactttgaattatttttttggtCGAGGTCTGAAACAAGGCCATAGGGTTGGGGGTTAGGGGGTGGACAATGTCCTGCATATtgattggctctagttttcaagtcaaaccactgcaggacagacgctttttatccaatggctgtgaagaaagcaggagGGGTCAAATGCAGGTTAACCcgtcaccgtctttgctacgctatgcTCAACGGGGAAAATTGAGAGTCACcacaaagtcacaagctatTCAAATTTTGATGGAAGTTaccacaaaaaaaaggaaatgcagctacaacaaagactgagTATAACTGGGTGAAGCTGCTGGAAGGCGATTCTCAGAGagtttttttgcaaaaataattatttttcaatttaattttgagGGAATTCGCCGTCACAGTATAGGAGCTAAGGGGCAGAAtatgaatttttattttttaagttagatagacattgtATAAAAACATGTAGACCACCTCTCAGCATTGGTAAAGTGTCCCGCATTGTCCCTCACAAACAtgctctttgtcccacatttggtttgttggaaTCAGGTCACCCTAATGTAAACACGCTGTTTATTGGAGGTGGTGAAGTCAACATTTTTGTGGACAATACgccacacaatggtgagatttatGCCTCATCAGAAGAAGTGTTCTCTGTTAGTTTCGGGTTTCAACCTCTaatgaagagcagcacacagcggCTTACCTACAGCCTTGTCCTCAGAGATTGTACATAAGCCTGGGAAGACTTTTTTCATTTgccatatatacagtaaattacaCTGATTCAAATTAATTTGCTTTCAGTTctagttaattaaaaaaatcttcctCATTTCTTCCTGAAGTCAGTTTTCTAAATAGCCTATTCAACTAAAGTTGGAGTAGATAAAGGGAAGGCTGCTTGGTGGTCCTGTGTCATTTCTCCCTCAACATCAAGGAATGATAAAGTACCCAGGCACACAGATGTTTCTTCAAGCTTGGCTTAGCAAGTAGCCTACGCACTTAGGACGGTTACATCATTTACCAGGCCTCAAGTGCCACAGGATGCTAAGCAACCACAGACGGAGGGAAAAGTTTAACTAATCTGCCTAATCTAGTTACATCAGAGACTCCATTCTACAACATTACATTTTGGCTGATTAATATCTGAAGTTGCCTGAAGAAACTAAGCAACCCATAAGAGATTATGTAATTCACACAGAGCAGGACAGCTCTGTacatacacagagagaaacCATGAATGATTTAGTGGGTGCTGGAAAATGCAGGGAATTATAGGCTAGAAAAGTATATGTCAGATGTGTTGTTGAACTGAACCATGTTTCAGTTCAGTGAGTGGGACTACgtgcagtcggagctccggtCAAGTACTGAACGATTCGGTGAACGAACCTTTTGAACGAATAATTTCGTAATGGTTGAGTATATGCATCATTTGGTTGCAAAGGCTCACACGAACATCGACGGATAGcgagctgtacccagcatgccgCTTGCTGGTGTAACAGTTAATATTGGGTGCTTCTCAAAGTCAAGGAAGGATCCTTAAACGGGTGAATTTCAGGGATGCTACATCACTGAATCCCGCCAAAAGACTGTTCTGATGTCTAGAATCCTTCGATTTCAAGGACCAACTCCTTCGTTGAGAGAATTTTCAAGGATGCCTGTGTATATCCCCAGTGCTCCTAAAACACCCACAATCCTATGCATACGCATAGGATGCATTTCCTGTCCCCCTAtttgaaaacaacaaacatattGTAAACTTTCAGTTGTTTCACCTCAGCAGCCAAAATCTGTTTCTGAACaaatttgaggcgagaaattgGCAATCCAGTTGCTGAATCTTCAGTTATATTAGACTCGTTCAGCGAGCTATTAATAACACAGAGGCCGGCTACGGGCAAATAGTGTGTAGAGCCAGCatgttttcacatctaactctgtgaattaagTGTTTATTTCAATCAAAATGTTGATGagttttttgtttctgtcgagtttgaatgaagtgtgttttacaatgatCAGCAAGATACATTAGTATATTTATTTGGACTGATGGAGAAAGTGAGCACTGATTGTTAAGACAGCCTTTCATCATGTGTCTGCAGGCGTCTAGCTGATAGGAGCGCCTGTTGTGACCAGTTTATAATAGGCGCCCCTCTTTGCCATGAGTTTATCATGTGTGCCTTGTTCTATGACGGCTCCGTTAGACATCACTGCTATGATGTCAGCATTCTGGATGGTAGACAGCCGGTGAGCGATGACGATGCAGGTTCGTCCTTTTCTCGCCTCATCTAGAGCAGATTGGACAGTCTGAAGGAAAACACAGCTTTGTCAGGAAAAAGATATGCAAAGGAATACCTTGCTTTATGTTCATGCTGTTTGACGGTGTTTAGAAATGCATTACCTGCTCACTCTCTGTGTCCAGGGCAGAGGTAGCTTCATCTAGTAGCAGGACCCTGGGGTTTCTGACGATGGCCCGGGCAATGGCGATGCGTTGTTTTTGTCCTCTTGACAGCTGGGAGCCCTGGGCCCCAACCATAGTGTCATATTtcttaaaatgtgtaaaagaatTGAGAGAAGTGGAGAAAGCACAAGGTCAAAAGGTCAACAATGCTGTAAACCTGTATCATTACAATACAATTCTTCTAATATTACTGATAAAGTCACACTGATACAAGTCATGCACATACATTTCAGACATTAAagcaacagtgtgtaacatttcaggggatctactGACAGAaacgtaatataatattcataactatgttttcagtagtgtataatcacctgaaactcagGATTGTTAGTTTGAACGGacacggtaccacggttttgcactctgcagctcacgttacctcagtttcacaagcgtgtcggagaactacggtggccttcaggtgacgtaaaaaacgtatgaagggctcattctaagctaacggaaacacgattcttagtttcaggtgattatacactaatgaaaacatagttatattCCAGATCCCCCgaagttacacactgttcctttaagtgtttCCACTCACATCTGGAAGCGTCATCACAAACTCATGAAGGTATGCTTTTTTAGCGGCCTCAACGATCTCCTCCATGCTGACTCTACATGTGTTAACTCCATATTGAATGTTCTCCCCTATGCTGCAGTCAAACAACACCGGCTCCTGGGACACTATGCCGATCTGAGATCTTAGGAAGGGCACATTGACTTTATGAGACGGGCGTCCGTCaatcaactgaaaataaaagatGACATAATTAAGATGTTGGAATAGATCAAAGTCATTTTGTGATtagtaaagtaaagtgtttaCATACCACTCTCCCTTCATCAGGGTCATAGAACCTTTCCAACAGTTGAACACTAGTGCTTTTCCCACAGCCGCTGCTCCCAACAAACGCCAACGTCTGACCAGGCTTCACAAACACAACCAGGCCGTTCAACACCTGGACGTCTGGCCGAGTCGGATAGGTGAATTTGCAATTGAGGAACTCTATTTCACCTCTGAAGTTATCCTAAAGATGGATAACTAGGCTTAATCATTCGTTCATGACAAAATGACATCCCGTTATGTGTGATTCTGTCTTATTTACTTATTCCACCAACCCATTTCTCTCCGTCTGCGTGGCTCATGCTGATTTTAGGAACTCTGTCCAAAAGTAGGAAAAgccgagcagcagcagttttGGCTTTGGCGTAATCTGGAGTGAAGGAGGAAGCTCTGCCCAGCGCTGTCCCACTGATCACTACAGCTGTGATCACTCTGGAGGAACACCGTAAGAACACTGGGATCATGTTTGGTAATCGCTTAATAGATTTTAATATAGGATCTGAAAAAGACAGATTCTCTATTGAAAGAAATAATTTTACCAAcctgaaaacaaacatgtaTTGTAACCCCTCAGAGCTAACCAGATAGCCTCCATATCTAAACGAAGCAGCAAACGCCATGAAGATGACACACTGGGAAAAACCAAAGCAAAGCCCGTAGATGTTGGCTCTCTTCTTGGCGGATTTATATGGAAGCTTGAGTTCCTGCTCATATGACTCCACAAATGAGCTCTCTTTGGCCAAGCCTGCAATCGTCCTGATGTTGGCAAGAGCCTCACTGGATACCTGCAGGAGAAAGTTGAGATCTGTAGCCTTTGGTTTCTCAGAGAAATTGATATCAATGAGCCAAAATGTTCTGCTGAGCTTACCCGACCGGCTGCTTCCATGGCTTTTTTATCTTCATTTGCAAAACCTGTCAGCATTTTGGCTTGGAACACCCCCGATAGCCCGATGAGTGGCAAGAAGCACATAATTACCAGAGTTAACTTCCAACTGAAGTAGAAAGCAATGACGAAAGACGCTCCGATGCTGGTCAGTGAGTTCACGATCATGCCGATCTGAGATCCTGTTGCCTGCAGAAGACATACCAGCCATATGCAAGACAATGTTGTCATTACAATACCAAACCTGTGCTTTTATGTgttataaataatgtgaaatctGCATACAGGCCTGTAAATCTGTTACTTACCCCCTGCACCATGGATGCATCAGTGGCCAGTCTGGTGGTCAGAGCTCCGGGGCTGTTTCTGCGGTCATCAAACCAGCCAATCTCCTGTCTCAACATGGCCTGGAAACCCACTTTCCTTAGACGGCGGGTCAGCAGCTCTCCAGACTTGGCAAAAGCATATCCCTTAAACATTGAATCAGTCAACATGTGAATCTGAGTTATTCTGTTCCgctttttttctgactgtttAGTAGAGCACATTTTGAGTCATTATATcttattgaaaaatgtgttgacCTGATTGAGCCATCTCTACCTCTTGGTTTAGGTATGTCACGCTACAAAAATCCACCAGATATCGCTGTGTCTTTAGATAGTGTGCCTTTTCAGTTCGTCCTCTTACAGGAAGTTAGCAACAAAAAAGTCACTCCAGACACGAGGACTCTGTTTGGTCTTATCTTCAAAGGTAGATATTTGACATACCATAGTCTCAGACATGGGGTAAGGGATTTTCTAAAAACATGCTGTACCAAATGGTTCAGTTGTCCTTTTATGATAAAGGTAGTAAACctaataatgtttaataattagATATAtactaataattaaaatgtactattttctactaaatataaaaaacttttgatcattaattattgttaatatgatacatttaatgttattccattttatatatgctgaaataatttaatgaatatgatttttttttactgtctaaAAACATGCTCTAATAAACAGTTGAATTGTACTTTAATGGTAAATGTAGTGATGCTAAGATAATATATCTacaatttttatgaaataaagaaaattacTAATTACTAACATTCCCTATTGTTAATGCCATTTGTTAAAATCATATATTCAATGTTCATCcattatatatttgatgaaaaaaatatttcagttggatttttcaccatttttgtgAAGTAGCCTTCTGTAAAtggtaaatataaaaaatacatagaaaTAATACTAGTACTAGTAATACTACTAATTCCATGGTAACAAATTAACATATGTTTGTATATTaaccagaatcagaatcagtagCATGGTAACAGTACATggtttctatttttcttttaccatgaagcaacattaaaaaaaatgtgcagtctgtttaaaaaaaataaaaattgattgttattattacccCAAGGacataaaaaatgcaaagagaaaatgtttccattgcttttttctttgtgaGGACATTAAAGGGATACTCTAAATGTCTTAATTATTTTGCAAACCTGTAAAAACTGGGTGAAGAAACTAGTCACAGCCACAACGCAAAACAGAATACATATCCCGTTGATCTGCTCCCTCTGTTCATTCAAGTCAGCAATGGCAAACGTCTGCAAATACAAAGATCATATCAGTCATTTGCAACATCCGCAAACCACATCCGTTTGTAAGACACAACATAAGCAATGGGAGTATGTGAAATATCCAACACCCACCCCAAGAATCTGGCTGAACAGGATTGCATAGATGGGGTTGACGGAGCCGTTGACAGCTGCTCCCAGCGAGCCCAGCAGCATGTAGGGCCACTCTGGTTGGTTGTACTTGAGGATACGTGTAACTGGGGCCGGCTCTACTTGTTCGTCTGAATCATCCTCACATTCCTGTTAAAGAATATTGGAGCTATTCCAGAGGACAGTTTCCAATAAAGTAAATGTATCGCACAGTATAAAAGAGAACCTCAGTACATTTTCTGGTGTGAACTTCTGGTCCGAAACGACGGTGAGGCTGTCTGATAATGCTGACAATGTGCTCGGAGATCGCAGTCGAATAGAGCTCCTACAGGGAGTAATATTGACAACatcagattattttatttttttattttacattgtttttctgAGCTGGATTTACTTTACCTTTTACTGGATGTGCGGCTCCTCACTTTTAGATCAAAGTCTTCTTCGACAGCTTCACTGATCGCTTCTGGTAGGAAAAAGAACAAATCATTTCAGCTTTAATAGAAGTATAAGTATTGAAGCTTCTGTTGCTCTTtaacagacacaggaaggacCTTCAAACACTCTGTAGGTTTGCCCACTGACTCATGCTGAGTCATTTGAAATGTGCTGTTTCAACCAATCAGGGTGGATCCACCAATCTCTTGTGATACTGGAAGGAATTTGTGGGTAAATGGTGACAAGGTTAAAGGGTCACAGTACATGGATTATAATTTTAATTCATACATATTTTGCCCTCTTCTCAGCATCCTTCCCAAATTGGTCTGACAGAGTAAGGTCGTGCTTACAAGCCTGTACAGCATCACTAGCAGGCCCAAACAACAACCACCACCTCTGACTGTCTAACAGAAGAAGGTGGAGACAGTAACGTAGCTGATAGCTGACTGGCCGCCCTGATTGGCTGAACCAGTACTGCCTCTCCACAGGGGTGAGCGGGCAAGCCTATATGGTTTATTAGAGGGCAAAACGTGTGAAATGTGACCTTGTGTGTTAAAAATGCTTAAGGATGTGAAATGCACTCtacattagagctgaaacaatcaactcatttattgattagttgctcaacagaaaaataattggccacaattttgataatcaattcatcatttaaaaggtacagtgtgtagtatttggcggcatctagtggtgtggttgcagattgcaaccaactgagtatccctcACTCCTCCCTTACAAAGactggtaacgtgagctgctgagtgcaaaaccgcggtaaagccgttcgcctcgctcagaggccatccttaccataataacaatatgaatattatattacatttctgctcatagatcccccaagatgttacacactgtaacACTCTTTAAGTCatcatacaaacaaaaataacaaccaCTATCTCTACAGCCTCTAAAATGTGAgggtttgctgcttttctctggcGTAAACTGCATATATTTGAGTTTTGgtctgttggttggacaaaacaagacactaTTTTCCATCATTTTATACATAGAAAGATCAAAAATAACAATCAGCAGATCAATAACGACTATTAGTTTCCCTACTTTAATGATTAGCAGCCCTAAATCAATCTTACCTTTCGTTGTGCTGGATGTGTCTTGGTGCTGCAGGGTGACCAGAGTGAAGTAGACACCTTGTCTCTCTATTAGTTCCCTGTGTGTTCCCTTCTCCACAGCCTTTCCATGCTCAAAACCAATGATGACATCTGCATTTCTAATTGTGGAGAGACGGTGGGCTATAGAAATTGTTGTCCTGCCATTGCGCACCTGCACACATACCAGTTATCAGGGTGTCGTTCCACAAAACATGACGTGTTGTTGAAGTTCAAAGACGTGCACTCAGTTATGTAGTCTATATGAGCAGAGAGTGGCTCACCTTATCCAGTGCCTCCTGGACAATAGCCTCACTCTCATTGTCTAAGGCAGATGTGGCCATATCCAGCAGCAGGATCCTG
It encodes the following:
- the LOC119500595 gene encoding LOW QUALITY PROTEIN: glucose-6-phosphatase 2-like (The sequence of the model RefSeq protein was modified relative to this genomic sequence to represent the inferred CDS: inserted 2 bases in 1 codon), encoding MDFVYSSEVLVIQHLQNNYREYHDFLNFMSTVGDXRNIFSVYFPLWFHLSHNVGTRMIWAAVIGDWFNLIFKWILFGQRPYWWVQESHVYHNDSFPHLEQFHITCETGPGSPSGHAMGSACVWYVMITSALNFTRPSSTVSSAQSFQRFLRSCLWMAFWVIQISVCISRIFIATHFPHQVILGLLAGMLVAEAFDHIPSVYNASLKVYLQTSVSLFSLAVCFYLILKLTATDPLWSVTKAKKWCANPDWIHLDTTPFAGLVRNLGALFGLGLAVNSQMIIQSCKGKNGYKTRFKLMCVTATLTSMQLYDFIKLPTHTEVPFYILSFCKSASVPLGVVAVISYYVHLIGDEDRKLS